In one window of Patescibacteria group bacterium DNA:
- a CDS encoding excinuclease ABC subunit UvrC, whose amino-acid sequence MNLEQVKNLDIPKTPGSYQFKDASGKIIYIGKAVDLRSRVLSYWREATSHTPAKYSMLKKVASIEWIEVESEIEALLLEANLIKKFQPEYNVVMRDDKRYIYIEVSTEDEYPRIFMTRNLDKKGKYFGPFVSTEAVRETLKALRKIWPYRSCKNMPKRACLYYRLGKCQGVCESLVSKQEYAKTIKQIVLFLDGGRSVLIKNYELRITKLEKELKKGDNTDEQVQNELGKLKYELKNINNVLDHSKVLSLADKYAGDVVELAKTLGLSRVPNRIEGYDISNLQGKEAVGSMVVFKDGEPDKNEYRKFKIKDLDLEGDVWMLEEVLERRMKHFDHEYQIDSSLAPAGEGRGEGKIIKDKDIWENPDLLIVDGGKAQLGVLVRILKKHKLDIPVIAISKGDGLRGANAPDKIFFPGEKKPLELPLASPALHLIKRVRDEAHRFAIEYHRGIRAKRFLKR is encoded by the coding sequence ATGAATTTGGAACAAGTTAAAAATCTAGATATTCCCAAAACTCCCGGTTCGTATCAGTTCAAAGATGCGAGCGGGAAGATTATTTATATCGGCAAAGCAGTTGACCTGCGCAGTCGAGTGCTTTCGTATTGGCGCGAGGCGACGAGCCATACGCCGGCGAAGTATTCGATGTTAAAGAAGGTGGCGAGTATTGAATGGATTGAGGTTGAGAGCGAGATTGAGGCTTTGTTACTGGAGGCGAATTTAATCAAGAAATTTCAACCGGAGTATAATGTGGTCATGCGCGACGACAAACGTTATATTTATATCGAAGTTTCGACCGAGGATGAATATCCGCGGATTTTTATGACACGGAATTTGGATAAGAAGGGAAAATATTTTGGGCCTTTTGTGAGCACCGAAGCAGTACGCGAAACCTTGAAAGCCTTGAGAAAAATTTGGCCATATCGTTCATGTAAAAATATGCCTAAGCGCGCTTGTTTGTATTATCGTCTTGGAAAATGCCAAGGTGTTTGTGAGAGCTTGGTTTCGAAACAGGAATATGCCAAGACTATAAAGCAGATTGTTTTATTTTTGGATGGAGGTAGGTCTGTCTTGATAAAAAATTACGAATTACGAATTACGAAACTCGAGAAAGAATTAAAAAAAGGCGATAACACAGATGAACAAGTTCAAAATGAATTAGGTAAATTGAAATACGAACTAAAAAATATTAATAATGTTTTGGATCATTCTAAAGTTCTGAGCTTAGCGGATAAGTATGCCGGCGATGTGGTGGAATTGGCCAAGACTTTGGGGTTGTCACGGGTTCCTAATCGAATTGAAGGTTATGATATTTCTAATCTACAAGGCAAAGAGGCAGTGGGGTCAATGGTTGTTTTCAAAGATGGTGAGCCGGACAAGAATGAATATCGAAAATTTAAAATAAAAGATTTGGATTTGGAGGGCGATGTCTGGATGTTGGAAGAAGTCTTGGAGAGACGCATGAAACATTTTGATCACGAATATCAAATAGATAGCTCCCTCGCCCCGGCGGGAGAGGGTCGGGGTGAGGGGAAAATTATTAAAGATAAGGACATTTGGGAGAATCCTGACCTTCTTATCGTGGATGGTGGCAAAGCGCAGTTGGGTGTATTAGTGCGGATTTTGAAAAAACATAAATTAGATATTCCTGTGATTGCGATTTCAAAGGGTGATGGTTTGCGAGGGGCGAATGCACCAGACAAAATATTTTTCCCTGGTGAAAAAAAACCACTAGAATTACCTTTGGCGTCTCCAGCCTTGCACCTCATCAAACGTGTCCGCGATGAGGCGCATCGGTTTGCGATTGAATATCACCGAGGAATAAGAGCAAAGAGATTTTTAAAAAGATAA
- a CDS encoding ferredoxin: MITVDQNGCIGCGACVALCPSVFDMNEEGKSHVISQDDVACAENAAASCPVQAITIA, translated from the coding sequence ATGATTACAGTAGATCAAAATGGTTGCATCGGTTGCGGTGCCTGCGTAGCTCTTTGCCCAAGTGTTTTTGACATGAACGAAGAAGGCAAGTCACATGTTATTAGTCAGGATGATGTTGCCTGTGCGGAAAATGCGGCTGCTTCTTGTCCTGTACAAGCAATTACTATTGCCTAA
- the uvrB gene encoding excinuclease ABC subunit UvrB: MEKFILHTNFKPTGDQPKAIKDLTTGLKNKLKEQTLLGVTGSGKTFTMANIINNVQRPTLIISHNKTLAAQLYGEFKQFFPNNAVHYFVSYYDYYQPEAYLPQTDTYIEKEATINEEIDRLRHSATQSLLNRDDVIIIASVSCIYGLGSKEDYQSLCEKFQQGQKIKRNDILRKLIKIQYERNDLTFARGQFRVKGETIFIHLATGEAIVRISMAGDWIDEIALFTIKPDVNKIIQANDLKIRDGKILNEISILPAKHFMTPEERIKKAVSNIRAELVKRLKILYKEEKIVEAQRLERKTNYDLEMIEEVGYCNGIENYSRHLTDRPDGSSPETLIDFFPKDFLIMVDESHVTIPQIRGMHAGDQSRKQTLIDFGFRLPSAKDNRPLNFEEFNAKVNQIIYVSATPSEYEIHRSAQIAKQIIRPTGLLDPGVEVRPNEGQIDDLIKEVRAATAKGQRTLITTLTKKMSEALTEHLAEQGIKVQYLHSDVETMERVEILRDLRQGRYDVLVGINLLREGLDLPEVSLVIIIDADIGGFLRHATALMQTMGRAARHSEGRVIMYADKMTPAMKYAITETKRRRKIQEAYNLKNNITPTTTKAGLHESITQYN, from the coding sequence ATGGAGAAATTTATTTTACATACCAATTTTAAACCAACTGGCGACCAGCCTAAGGCAATTAAAGACCTGACCACTGGCTTAAAAAATAAACTCAAAGAACAGACCTTATTAGGTGTCACTGGCAGTGGCAAGACTTTTACCATGGCCAATATTATTAACAACGTCCAAAGGCCGACTCTGATCATCTCCCACAATAAAACCCTCGCTGCTCAACTCTACGGCGAATTTAAACAATTTTTTCCCAACAATGCTGTCCATTATTTTGTATCCTATTACGACTACTACCAACCAGAGGCCTATCTTCCCCAAACAGACACCTACATTGAAAAGGAGGCGACCATTAACGAAGAAATTGACCGCTTGCGCCACTCAGCCACGCAATCACTACTTAATCGTGATGACGTGATTATCATCGCCTCCGTATCTTGTATTTACGGACTTGGCTCAAAGGAAGACTACCAATCACTTTGTGAAAAATTCCAACAAGGACAAAAAATCAAACGCAACGATATCCTGCGTAAATTGATCAAGATTCAATATGAACGCAATGACCTTACTTTTGCTCGCGGACAATTTCGCGTCAAGGGCGAAACGATTTTTATCCATCTCGCCACTGGTGAAGCGATTGTGCGCATTTCCATGGCTGGTGATTGGATTGACGAAATTGCCCTATTTACCATCAAGCCGGATGTTAACAAGATTATTCAGGCTAATGATTTAAAAATACGCGATGGAAAAATCTTAAACGAAATCTCCATCCTTCCTGCTAAGCATTTCATGACTCCCGAAGAACGCATAAAAAAAGCCGTCAGTAATATTCGCGCTGAATTAGTTAAGCGATTAAAAATATTATACAAAGAAGAAAAAATAGTGGAAGCACAACGCCTAGAACGGAAAACCAATTATGATTTGGAAATGATTGAAGAGGTTGGCTATTGCAATGGTATTGAAAATTATTCCCGCCACCTTACTGACCGTCCAGATGGCTCATCACCGGAAACTTTGATCGATTTTTTTCCCAAAGATTTTTTAATCATGGTTGACGAATCCCATGTCACCATTCCTCAGATCCGCGGCATGCACGCAGGTGACCAATCCCGTAAACAAACTCTCATCGACTTTGGTTTTCGTCTCCCCTCAGCCAAAGATAATCGCCCACTTAATTTTGAAGAATTTAATGCCAAGGTCAATCAGATTATTTATGTTAGTGCTACCCCATCAGAATATGAGATCCATCGCTCTGCCCAAATTGCCAAGCAAATCATCCGCCCTACCGGATTGCTCGACCCAGGCGTAGAAGTGCGACCAAATGAAGGCCAGATTGATGACCTGATTAAAGAGGTTCGAGCCGCGACGGCCAAGGGCCAAAGAACTCTCATCACCACTTTGACCAAAAAAATGTCAGAAGCTCTGACTGAACATTTGGCCGAGCAAGGTATCAAAGTGCAATATCTGCACAGCGATGTCGAGACTATGGAGCGCGTGGAAATCCTCCGTGATCTGCGCCAAGGTCGCTATGATGTTCTCGTTGGTATTAATTTATTACGCGAAGGTCTCGATCTCCCAGAAGTTTCCCTCGTTATTATTATTGACGCCGACATCGGCGGCTTTCTCCGCCACGCCACTGCACTCATGCAAACCATGGGGCGCGCCGCGCGCCACTCCGAAGGTCGCGTTATTATGTATGCAGACAAAATGACCCCAGCAATGAAATATGCTATCACCGAAACCAAACGTCGTCGCAAAATTCAAGAAGCCTATAATTTGAAGAATAATATTACGCCGACGACAACCAAGGCTGGTCTTCACGAGAGTATTACGCAGTATAATTAA
- a CDS encoding transposase, with translation MPTLRINIENEDDTHFITITTIEWIDIFTKTEYFDVIIDSLKYCQKNKGLLLFEYVIMTNHIHMICRAMDGVKLSQIVSDFKKHTTREILKLLKTDNRKYIKNLLDNSFRKKEGYENQIWQRENYPEVMTTEIFYNQKLNYIHNNPVKRGFVSMSEDWLYSSARNRVLNDNSLIKLDS, from the coding sequence ATGCCAACCCTTAGAATTAATATAGAAAATGAAGACGATACACATTTTATAACTATCACTACAATTGAGTGGATAGATATATTTACAAAGACAGAATATTTTGATGTAATTATTGATAGTTTAAAATATTGTCAAAAAAATAAAGGACTATTGTTGTTTGAGTATGTAATAATGACAAACCATATCCATATGATATGTCGAGCAATGGACGGGGTTAAATTGTCACAGATAGTTAGTGATTTTAAAAAACACACAACTAGGGAGATTTTGAAATTATTAAAAACTGATAATAGAAAATATATAAAAAATTTGTTAGATAATAGTTTTAGGAAAAAAGAGGGTTATGAAAATCAAATATGGCAAAGAGAAAATTATCCAGAAGTGATGACTACGGAAATATTTTATAATCAAAAATTGAATTATATACATAATAATCCCGTCAAGAGAGGCTTTGTGAGTATGTCTGAAGATTGGTTGTATTCTTCGGCGCGGAATCGAGTATTAAATGATAATAGTTTGATTAAATTAGATAGTTAA
- a CDS encoding class I SAM-dependent methyltransferase: MSRGENAMAGRAVFDANLMKRYQLPESEKKKYLETRHAKTLLHALPSEIRTELVRSFLAGKPLVANGGVAVIDFFKQNSTIIPALAEYPGTFTMLEKMYQFEDVTHPVDVFFSKSGPGGISLKSRYNLVNEMMVQHVREILKQQEKCLVLDLGSGPGRNCIDVTLSNPDFADRVEFHCIDTDPEAISYGQKLVEQHGLKNIKFVAKSMARLHRDYKGTVDYGLIIGVLCGLNTQERTGLLKLVKPYFRPGARVIGAGLLDRMLDLDLLCSYILREVAGWILQHPPIGIVQDAYEGAGYMYEGYVQEQPTRCYEIGIGCVQ; this comes from the coding sequence ATGAGTAGAGGTGAAAATGCGATGGCTGGTAGGGCGGTTTTTGATGCTAATCTGATGAAGAGGTATCAATTGCCGGAAAGTGAGAAAAAAAAATATCTCGAAACAAGGCATGCAAAAACTTTGTTGCATGCCTTGCCCTCTGAAATTCGTACAGAGCTTGTGCGTTCCTTTTTGGCTGGTAAACCATTGGTTGCCAACGGAGGCGTGGCGGTGATTGATTTCTTTAAGCAGAATAGCACCATCATCCCTGCCTTGGCTGAGTATCCGGGAACTTTTACAATGCTCGAGAAGATGTATCAATTCGAGGATGTTACACATCCCGTAGATGTGTTTTTTTCCAAGAGTGGTCCCGGTGGGATTTCTTTGAAAAGTCGTTATAACCTCGTCAACGAGATGATGGTGCAACATGTAAGGGAGATATTAAAGCAACAAGAAAAATGTCTTGTTCTCGATCTGGGCTCTGGTCCTGGTCGAAATTGCATTGATGTCACCCTGAGCAATCCGGACTTTGCCGACCGCGTGGAATTCCACTGTATCGACACTGACCCGGAGGCGATTAGTTATGGTCAAAAATTGGTCGAACAACACGGATTGAAGAATATTAAGTTCGTTGCCAAGAGTATGGCGAGGTTGCATCGTGATTACAAGGGCACAGTTGATTACGGTTTGATTATCGGTGTCCTGTGTGGCCTGAACACGCAAGAACGCACGGGGCTGTTGAAACTCGTCAAGCCGTATTTTAGGCCTGGTGCTCGTGTTATTGGCGCTGGTTTGCTGGATCGCATGCTTGATCTGGATCTGCTGTGCTCGTACATTCTGCGCGAGGTGGCGGGCTGGATTTTGCAACATCCTCCTATTGGCATCGTTCAAGATGCTTATGAGGGTGCTGGTTATATGTATGAAGGTTATGTACAAGAACAGCCAACTCGTTGTTACGAGATTGGCATTGGTTGTGTGCAGTAG
- a CDS encoding GAF domain-containing protein: MELYFSLSGLFNALASTLLGFLVFSKNSKNPINTSFVIFCVSVALWSFPYAMWPIAKTREMTLFWFQILHIGAIYTSVFYLNFVATWLDVKEKIKKVIYIGYLMATFFAFFVFSPLFISDMVPKFSMKFWAVPGVIYHYYLVYFFGYAIYSSYLLMTNMRKTTGVRKAQIKYLVVGMILTYVGGATNYFLWYNINFPPYGNIFASSYVILTAYAIVVHRLMDIKVVLRKYSVYFLSLLVIVVPAALLQYLYPRQLGKFSSFSHIFLIVIAISIFPFIRKKFSKLANEYFFSSLYDTREVISQISEQLRSTIEVDKMYRFISQALINSFHVKALGVLIYNEKKGEYFVQYNNNDGDENFLRLPGNKNYRYEGMKISEPLCDGYLQKNLPIIVDDLKNKELEKYKKDIEYWQAMGIELLVPLIVKDRNLGIIALSAKESGDLYDNEDIYVLKVIGAQVAISLENALLYQETLNFNDKLKREVAKQTRELIEANEKLRQLDQAKSEFISIASHQLRTPLSIIKGYISMILEGNFGVLTPGEKDSLEKVYKSNERIIDLVENLLNVSRIESGRLQFTFEEKQLQDLVASVYDELSINAKEKKLKFEFIKSVAKLPLVNLDETKMRQVIMNLIDNSIKYTSSGKVVVSLKKQKDNILFCVSDSGVGIKSDDLPNLFKKFSRGSGSSLINANGTGLGLFVAKKMIEAHRGRIWAESAGKGVGSRFYFEVPYVKKARMVKK, encoded by the coding sequence ATGGAATTATATTTTTCTCTAAGTGGTCTGTTTAATGCGCTGGCCAGCACTCTTCTTGGTTTTTTAGTTTTTAGTAAAAATAGTAAAAATCCAATCAATACTTCTTTTGTAATCTTTTGTGTATCCGTCGCCCTTTGGTCGTTTCCTTATGCGATGTGGCCGATAGCTAAAACAAGGGAGATGACTTTATTTTGGTTTCAGATACTCCATATCGGTGCTATCTACACTTCAGTCTTTTATTTAAATTTTGTCGCAACTTGGTTAGACGTTAAAGAAAAAATAAAAAAAGTTATTTATATTGGTTATTTAATGGCGACATTTTTTGCCTTTTTTGTTTTTTCACCACTGTTTATTAGTGATATGGTGCCAAAATTTTCTATGAAATTTTGGGCAGTGCCGGGGGTGATATATCATTATTATTTGGTGTATTTTTTTGGCTATGCAATTTATTCCTCATATTTGCTAATGACGAATATGAGGAAAACAACAGGTGTTCGAAAAGCGCAAATTAAATATTTAGTAGTTGGTATGATTTTAACATATGTGGGCGGAGCGACTAATTATTTTCTCTGGTATAATATAAATTTTCCGCCTTATGGGAATATTTTTGCGTCATCATATGTTATTTTGACGGCTTATGCCATTGTTGTTCATCGTTTAATGGACATTAAGGTTGTACTGCGAAAATATTCGGTTTATTTTCTTTCTCTTTTAGTGATTGTTGTGCCAGCGGCATTGTTGCAATATTTATATCCTAGGCAATTAGGTAAATTTTCCAGCTTTAGCCATATTTTTTTGATAGTAATTGCTATTTCTATTTTTCCTTTTATTCGTAAAAAGTTCTCAAAGCTGGCTAATGAATATTTTTTTTCTTCACTTTATGATACACGTGAAGTGATTTCGCAAATTAGCGAGCAGTTGCGCTCAACTATTGAGGTGGACAAAATGTATCGGTTCATTTCACAAGCCTTGATTAATTCCTTTCATGTTAAGGCCTTGGGAGTGTTGATTTATAATGAGAAGAAGGGGGAGTATTTTGTGCAGTATAATAATAATGATGGCGATGAGAATTTTTTGCGCTTACCCGGTAATAAAAATTATCGATATGAGGGTATGAAAATTTCTGAACCTTTATGCGATGGTTATTTGCAAAAAAATCTTCCCATTATTGTTGATGACTTAAAAAATAAAGAATTAGAAAAATATAAAAAAGATATTGAATATTGGCAAGCAATGGGAATAGAGCTTTTGGTGCCATTAATTGTCAAGGATCGTAATCTCGGGATAATTGCTTTATCCGCCAAAGAGTCCGGAGATTTGTATGACAATGAGGATATTTATGTTTTAAAGGTGATTGGAGCGCAGGTGGCAATTTCCTTAGAAAATGCTCTCTTGTATCAAGAGACTTTAAACTTTAATGATAAACTTAAAAGGGAGGTGGCAAAGCAGACGAGGGAATTAATAGAGGCTAATGAAAAACTGAGGCAGTTGGATCAGGCCAAGAGTGAATTTATCTCGATTGCCTCACACCAATTGCGCACCCCGTTAAGTATTATTAAGGGTTACATTTCCATGATTTTGGAGGGTAATTTTGGTGTTTTAACTCCAGGTGAAAAGGATTCTTTGGAAAAAGTTTATAAATCAAACGAACGCATAATTGATTTGGTTGAAAATCTGTTAAATGTTTCTCGTATTGAATCTGGACGTTTACAATTTACTTTTGAAGAGAAACAATTACAAGACTTGGTGGCAAGTGTTTATGATGAGTTGAGCATAAATGCAAAAGAAAAAAAATTAAAATTTGAGTTTATCAAATCTGTAGCCAAATTACCATTAGTGAATCTGGACGAGACAAAAATGAGGCAGGTGATAATGAATTTAATTGATAATTCTATTAAGTATACATCAAGCGGTAAAGTTGTTGTAAGTTTAAAAAAACAAAAAGATAATATCTTATTCTGTGTTTCCGACTCTGGTGTTGGTATTAAGTCAGATGATCTACCTAATCTTTTTAAGAAATTTTCGCGTGGTTCTGGGTCATCGTTAATTAATGCCAATGGGACCGGACTGGGTCTCTTTGTGGCTAAAAAAATGATTGAGGCGCATCGTGGCAGGATTTGGGCAGAAAGTGCCGGGAAAGGAGTGGGTAGTCGGTTTTATTTTGAGGTGCCATATGTGAAAAAAGCACGCATGGTTAAGAAATAA